In one Pelorhabdus rhamnosifermentans genomic region, the following are encoded:
- a CDS encoding type II asparaginase, with protein MKRRLLCVLVTVCLLMFSLQVVVLAADAPAKLPNVVILATGGTIAGSGATTTTTVGYTAATMPVDNLINGVPELKNVANVTGEQISQIASENMTNKVWLKLAKRVSELLASDNVDGIVITHGTDTIEETAYFLNLVVKSDKPVVVVGAMRPPTAMSADGAMNLYNSVILAGSKEAVGKGVLVCMNDVINGARDVTKTNTALLDTFRAPELGYLGYMQDSKPHFYKESTRRHTTNSEFDVTNMTELPRVDIVYGYENNTRVGLDAFVAAGAKGIVHAGVGDGSLFTEVKEGLIDAQKKGVVIVRSSRVGNGIIARNGEANDDQLHFVASDTLNAQKARILLMLALTKTSDPTEIQRMFWEY; from the coding sequence ATGAAAAGACGTTTACTATGTGTCCTTGTTACAGTATGCTTATTGATGTTCAGTTTACAGGTGGTTGTTTTAGCAGCAGATGCTCCAGCTAAGTTGCCTAACGTTGTCATTCTTGCTACAGGCGGAACAATTGCCGGTTCCGGCGCAACAACAACGACAACTGTCGGCTATACTGCCGCTACAATGCCAGTGGACAATCTGATCAACGGCGTGCCCGAGCTTAAAAATGTTGCGAATGTGACCGGTGAACAAATTTCGCAGATAGCCAGTGAAAATATGACAAACAAAGTTTGGCTGAAGCTGGCTAAACGAGTTAGCGAGCTACTGGCATCAGACAATGTCGATGGCATTGTCATTACTCATGGAACAGATACAATTGAAGAAACGGCCTACTTTTTAAATCTCGTCGTTAAAAGCGATAAACCAGTTGTTGTTGTGGGAGCTATGCGCCCACCAACAGCAATGAGCGCTGACGGCGCAATGAACTTGTATAACTCTGTTATCCTTGCTGGCAGTAAAGAAGCTGTTGGGAAAGGCGTTTTAGTTTGCATGAATGATGTAATCAACGGCGCTCGTGATGTAACCAAAACCAACACGGCTCTACTTGACACATTCCGTGCCCCTGAACTTGGTTACTTAGGTTATATGCAAGACAGCAAACCCCATTTTTACAAAGAATCAACGCGGCGCCATACAACGAACAGTGAATTTGACGTCACGAATATGACCGAGTTGCCACGTGTTGACATCGTTTATGGTTATGAAAACAACACTCGCGTTGGACTGGACGCTTTTGTCGCTGCTGGTGCCAAAGGGATTGTCCATGCTGGTGTTGGTGATGGTAGTTTATTTACTGAAGTAAAAGAAGGATTGATTGACGCCCAGAAAAAAGGTGTTGTCATCGTGAGAAGCTCTCGTGTCGGAAATGGCATTATTGCCCGTAACGGCGAAGCCAATGACGATCAGCTCCACTTCGTTGCTTCAGATACTTTAAACGCACAAAAAGCACGCATTCTGTTAATGCTAGCTTTAACTAAAACCAGTGATCCCACTGAAATTCAACGTATGTTCTGGGAATACTAA
- the pcrA gene encoding DNA helicase PcrA, whose product MAGLNGAQQQAVIQTRGPQLIMAGAGSGKTRVLVHKIAYLLRYGNDEAEDLPPAYFSAADMAVLRQVVQQPQALNNLDARTEQLLAQGIKPWQILAITFTNKAAAEMKDRVAALVGTAAKDIWLSTFHAFCAKFLRYEIDHVNGYSRNFNIYDSSDTLNVIKNCLKELNLDDKHFPANSMAAAISNAKNSLQGPREFTDAADNFHDQKVAEIYQLYHDKLLRSNALDFDDLLMVTVRLLEENQAVREKYQEKFRYILIDEYQDTNRAQYQLARLLAAKHRNICVVGDADQSIYGWRGADIRNILDFESDYPDAVVIKLEQNYRSVTTILDAANAVIENNTDRKPKKLISTREQGEPIPYYLAYDERDEAQYVTENITKLNSIHQIPYGDVAVLYRTNAQSRVIEEAFMRQGIPYTMVGGLKFYDRKEIKDILAYLKVIYNPADMVSLSRIINVPKRGIGAASIDKMLAVAAENDLTLFDVISNTDQVPRLTAKVKQKCEDLSALIFTLMGDLNTLSVRDIIEKVIETSGYLAELQQEGTDQSESRIENIKELLTVARDFAKDEELENNLENFLERVALVSDLDTAEFVEEKVTLMTLHSAKGLEFRAAFLIGLEEGIFPHSRALMNEEELEEERRLCYVGITRAKEKLYLTSAKMRTIYGRTQMSGPSRFIQEIPPELVDRQIKAKATSFAATRSRDMHSPVRTGQRPSFSLPPAVTIRSSVSNVKSTFDWKVGEKAQHVKYGTGTVVSVKGTGEEQEITIAFPAVGVKPFMVKYAPLTRA is encoded by the coding sequence TTGGCGGGACTCAATGGTGCTCAGCAGCAGGCTGTCATCCAAACAAGGGGACCGCAACTCATTATGGCAGGAGCTGGCAGTGGTAAGACACGGGTCTTAGTTCATAAAATTGCCTATTTGCTTCGTTATGGAAACGATGAAGCAGAAGATTTGCCGCCGGCTTATTTTTCTGCGGCTGATATGGCTGTACTTCGCCAAGTGGTTCAGCAACCTCAAGCGTTAAATAATCTTGATGCGCGTACAGAGCAATTGCTTGCGCAGGGAATAAAGCCATGGCAGATTTTGGCCATTACATTTACAAATAAAGCAGCGGCTGAAATGAAAGATCGTGTAGCTGCTCTTGTGGGAACGGCGGCCAAAGACATTTGGCTGAGTACATTTCATGCTTTTTGTGCGAAATTTTTACGTTATGAAATTGATCATGTCAATGGCTATAGTCGTAATTTTAATATTTATGACAGCTCTGATACGTTAAATGTCATAAAGAATTGCTTAAAAGAACTCAATCTCGATGATAAGCATTTTCCGGCCAATTCCATGGCTGCCGCCATTTCCAATGCCAAAAATTCTTTGCAGGGGCCGAGGGAGTTCACGGATGCCGCCGATAATTTTCATGACCAAAAGGTAGCGGAGATCTATCAGCTTTATCACGATAAGTTGCTGCGTAGTAATGCCTTAGATTTTGATGATTTACTCATGGTTACGGTGCGTTTGCTGGAAGAAAATCAAGCCGTACGGGAAAAATACCAAGAAAAGTTTCGCTATATTTTAATTGACGAATATCAGGATACCAACCGGGCGCAATATCAGTTAGCGCGGCTGTTGGCGGCAAAACATCGCAACATCTGTGTTGTAGGCGATGCCGACCAAAGTATTTATGGCTGGCGCGGTGCCGATATCCGTAACATTCTTGATTTTGAGTCGGATTATCCTGATGCCGTTGTGATTAAATTGGAACAAAATTATCGCTCTGTGACAACGATTCTGGATGCAGCGAATGCCGTCATCGAGAATAATACTGATCGGAAACCGAAAAAACTAATTAGTACGCGAGAGCAAGGCGAACCGATTCCTTATTATTTGGCTTATGACGAACGGGATGAAGCGCAGTATGTGACAGAGAATATTACGAAGTTGAATAGTATTCATCAGATTCCTTATGGTGATGTGGCTGTGCTCTACCGGACAAATGCGCAGTCGCGTGTCATTGAGGAAGCTTTTATGAGGCAGGGCATTCCTTATACGATGGTGGGAGGACTGAAATTCTACGACCGTAAGGAAATTAAAGATATTTTGGCTTATTTAAAAGTAATTTATAATCCGGCGGACATGGTAAGCTTAAGTCGTATTATTAATGTTCCCAAACGCGGGATTGGTGCGGCTAGCATCGATAAAATGCTGGCTGTGGCGGCAGAAAACGATCTTACCCTGTTCGATGTCATTTCTAATACCGATCAGGTGCCACGGCTCACAGCCAAGGTAAAACAAAAGTGCGAAGATTTGTCTGCATTGATTTTTACGCTTATGGGCGATTTAAATACGCTTTCTGTGCGGGATATTATTGAAAAAGTGATTGAAACGTCCGGTTATTTGGCAGAATTACAACAAGAAGGTACAGATCAAAGCGAGTCGCGTATTGAGAACATTAAAGAACTCTTAACTGTGGCCCGTGATTTTGCGAAAGACGAGGAACTGGAAAATAATTTGGAAAATTTTCTTGAACGTGTCGCTCTTGTATCAGATTTGGATACGGCTGAGTTTGTCGAAGAAAAGGTTACCTTAATGACGCTCCATTCAGCCAAAGGTCTGGAATTTCGTGCAGCTTTTCTCATTGGGCTGGAAGAAGGCATCTTCCCTCATTCAAGGGCTTTAATGAATGAAGAGGAGTTAGAAGAAGAACGTCGACTGTGTTATGTGGGAATTACGCGGGCCAAAGAAAAGTTGTATTTGACAAGCGCTAAAATGCGAACCATTTATGGTCGGACGCAAATGTCAGGGCCCTCACGGTTTATTCAGGAGATTCCGCCTGAACTGGTTGATCGGCAAATCAAAGCCAAGGCAACCTCTTTTGCAGCTACGCGTAGCAGGGACATGCATTCGCCAGTGCGTACGGGTCAGCGGCCTTCCTTTTCATTGCCTCCTGCGGTTACCATCCGTTCGTCTGTATCAAATGTGAAAAGTACCTTCGACTGGAAGGTTGGGGAAAAAGCGCAGCATGTAAAGTACGGCACAGGCACGGTAGTCAGCGTGAAAGGAACAGGGGAAGAACAGGAGATTACCATTGCTTTTCCGGCAGTAGGCGTTAAACCTTTTATGGTAAAATATGCGCCTTTAACACGAGCATAA
- a CDS encoding pyridoxal phosphate-dependent aminotransferase, which yields MSQSRLAVHSQGKVFIDEVFDAVAAAGRATAKYGKEEVINATIGTLCDEQAKIVFLPTVEKAFRSLSNDDIAAYGSVRGLPEYLSATIEQTFGNYKPEGYIEAVATAGGAGAVHNIIWNYSNIGDAVLTHDWYWQPYTAICSDITRRLETFALHDENLRFNIQSFEAKVHELIIKQDNLVIVLNTPNHNPTGYSLTDPEWDQVIHIIKHYAVGQKTIVLLIDSAYMDYLPNADKGRAFIKKFSNLSKNILVTFAFSMSKGFTMYGQRTGAAIGVSSDKNVIDEFVNATTITCRTRWSSVSRAGMKVMANIYKEAELLTQLGRERSQYVGLLQRRASVFVEEAKAAKLACLPYSGGFFLSVPTTNPTGVSKLLQQNNIFAVPLAKGLRIAVCAVPIKKMNGLATKVAEAVAGL from the coding sequence ATGTCACAAAGCAGACTTGCAGTGCATTCTCAGGGAAAAGTTTTTATTGATGAAGTTTTTGATGCAGTTGCAGCCGCCGGGCGAGCAACTGCTAAATACGGCAAAGAAGAGGTGATCAATGCAACGATTGGCACATTATGCGATGAACAGGCAAAGATAGTCTTTCTTCCAACCGTAGAAAAAGCATTTCGGAGCTTGTCAAATGACGACATTGCTGCTTATGGCAGTGTGAGAGGGTTGCCGGAATATTTGTCGGCCACCATTGAACAGACTTTCGGTAATTATAAGCCTGAGGGTTATATTGAAGCTGTAGCCACTGCCGGTGGTGCCGGAGCGGTACATAATATCATTTGGAATTATTCCAATATTGGCGATGCCGTTTTAACGCACGACTGGTATTGGCAGCCATATACAGCAATTTGTAGTGATATCACGAGAAGATTAGAAACCTTTGCGCTTCATGATGAGAATCTACGGTTTAACATCCAATCATTTGAAGCAAAAGTTCATGAATTGATTATAAAGCAAGATAATCTCGTCATAGTTTTGAATACGCCTAACCATAATCCTACAGGCTATAGCCTGACTGACCCAGAGTGGGATCAGGTAATTCATATTATTAAACACTATGCTGTGGGCCAGAAAACGATTGTACTTCTTATTGATTCCGCCTACATGGATTACTTACCCAATGCGGATAAGGGAAGAGCTTTTATCAAGAAGTTTAGTAATTTATCGAAAAATATATTGGTTACTTTTGCTTTTAGCATGTCCAAAGGATTTACCATGTATGGACAACGCACAGGGGCGGCCATTGGTGTGTCATCAGACAAGAATGTGATTGATGAATTTGTCAATGCAACAACAATCACTTGTCGAACAAGGTGGTCGAGTGTCAGTCGTGCGGGCATGAAAGTGATGGCAAATATCTATAAGGAAGCAGAATTGTTGACTCAACTTGGTCGCGAACGATCACAATATGTAGGATTGCTTCAACGACGCGCGAGTGTTTTTGTTGAAGAAGCTAAGGCGGCTAAATTGGCGTGCTTACCATATTCCGGCGGATTTTTCCTCAGTGTACCGACTACAAATCCAACGGGGGTAAGTAAGTTGTTGCAGCAAAACAATATATTTGCCGTGCCACTTGCCAAAGGGCTGCGAATTGCGGTCTGTGCAGTGCCGATAAAGAAAATGAATGGTTTAGCAACAAAGGTAGCCGAAGCAGTTGCTGGTTTATAA
- the gatC gene encoding Asp-tRNA(Asn)/Glu-tRNA(Gln) amidotransferase subunit GatC, with protein MKITGKDVEKVALLSRLEVSHDQIDLFASQLNDVLDYAESLNQVDTEHVEPMAHVLPIQNVMRPDEVKPSLPREAAQQNAPEVENGYFKVPKVVED; from the coding sequence ATGAAAATTACCGGCAAAGATGTCGAAAAGGTTGCCTTATTGTCCCGTCTGGAAGTTTCTCATGATCAGATTGATTTGTTTGCAAGCCAGCTGAATGACGTGCTTGATTATGCTGAAAGCCTCAATCAGGTTGATACAGAGCATGTCGAGCCTATGGCACATGTTTTGCCCATTCAAAATGTTATGCGTCCTGACGAAGTAAAGCCTTCGCTGCCGCGCGAAGCAGCGCAGCAAAATGCGCCTGAAGTGGAAAACGGTTACTTTAAAGTTCCCAAAGTGGTAGAAGATTAG
- a CDS encoding Glu/Leu/Phe/Val family dehydrogenase has translation MSEMYNPYQNMLEVLDEAAQNLGYTYNDYVAVRSPERQLIVSVPVVMDDGHTEIFEGYRIQHSSSRGPCKGGIRFHPQCDVDEVKALAAWMTWKCAVVNIPYGGAKGAIKCDPSKLSEGELRRMTRRYTASILPILGPERDIPAPDVNTDGRVMAWIMDTYSMLKGYAVPAVVTGKPIEIGGSLGRGEATGRGVMFALLNTLEKLGLKHENMTVAVQGFGNVGSIGAKLMRQKGFKIVAIGDAYCSLYNKDGINVEAAIEYSAKNHKSLQGYTEEGIQMITNAELLALNVDVLFPAALENQITKENADNVKAKVIVEGANGPTSKDADEILNKKGIIVIPDILANAGGVVVSYFEWVQNIESFMWDEDYVNNNLEKVVRRAFEEVWKVHVDNHVSMRMAAYMVALKRVVTAKKLRGVFP, from the coding sequence ATGTCTGAAATGTACAATCCTTATCAAAATATGCTAGAGGTTCTCGATGAAGCGGCTCAAAATTTGGGGTATACGTATAATGATTACGTAGCAGTTCGTTCTCCGGAAAGGCAATTGATCGTCTCTGTGCCTGTTGTTATGGATGATGGACATACGGAAATATTTGAAGGCTACCGGATCCAACATAGCAGTTCCAGAGGGCCCTGCAAAGGGGGTATTCGATTTCATCCTCAGTGTGATGTAGATGAAGTGAAAGCACTGGCGGCGTGGATGACATGGAAATGCGCGGTTGTAAATATTCCTTATGGTGGTGCGAAAGGGGCTATCAAATGCGATCCTTCGAAACTGTCTGAAGGGGAACTAAGACGCATGACAAGACGCTACACGGCGTCAATTTTACCTATTTTAGGACCGGAAAGAGACATACCCGCCCCTGATGTCAATACAGATGGCCGCGTGATGGCCTGGATCATGGATACGTATAGCATGCTCAAAGGATATGCCGTGCCTGCTGTCGTAACAGGCAAGCCAATTGAAATTGGCGGATCCTTGGGAAGAGGCGAGGCCACTGGGCGGGGAGTCATGTTTGCCTTACTCAATACGTTGGAGAAACTGGGGCTTAAGCATGAAAATATGACGGTTGCTGTTCAAGGTTTCGGAAATGTTGGTAGTATTGGTGCAAAACTTATGCGACAAAAGGGTTTCAAAATTGTCGCTATCGGGGATGCTTATTGTTCGCTTTATAACAAGGACGGGATTAATGTCGAGGCTGCTATTGAGTATTCCGCCAAAAATCATAAGTCACTTCAAGGCTATACCGAAGAAGGCATTCAAATGATAACGAATGCGGAATTATTAGCGCTCAATGTGGATGTTTTATTCCCGGCAGCACTTGAAAATCAGATTACTAAAGAAAATGCGGACAATGTCAAAGCCAAGGTGATCGTAGAAGGTGCTAATGGACCCACTTCCAAAGATGCCGATGAAATTTTAAATAAAAAAGGAATTATTGTTATTCCTGATATCTTGGCTAATGCTGGCGGAGTTGTTGTTTCTTACTTTGAATGGGTACAGAATATCGAGTCTTTCATGTGGGATGAAGATTACGTTAATAACAATTTGGAAAAAGTTGTAAGAAGAGCGTTTGAGGAAGTTTGGAAAGTTCACGTTGATAACCACGTTTCCATGAGGATGGCAGCATATATGGTTGCTCTGAAAAGAGTAGTTACGGCGAAGAAGCTTCGCGGCGTTTTCCCCTGA
- the ligA gene encoding NAD-dependent DNA ligase LigA, with product MDTQNRIKELRDKIEYHNRKYYDEDAPVISDYEYDRMLLELKELERDNPELVMQESPTKKVGGRVKRDLKKIAHDVPMLSLEDKFSKDEIVDFIRKMQNELDSPVFTVEHKIDGLSVSLRYKDGKFVQGMTRGDGVSYGEDITENLKMIRSIPLEISEKLPYLEVRGEVYMDDAAFEAVNERQEEIEGKIFANPRNCAAGTLRQLDSNVVAERKLSIFIFNIQAVEGKKFASHAETLDWLSKQGFSVIQYVKCVTEKDAWDAISSIGETRGELPYGIDGAVVKVDNLADRQKLGATAKAPRWAVAYKYPPEEKQTKVLDIEVNVGRTGRLTPLAILQPVRLAGTTVSRASLHNQDQIDRLDIRVGDTVVVRKAAEIIPEIVRVEKEERPEGTITFKIPDKCPVCGAPAFRSDDGADIRCSGINCPAQLVRLIMHFASRGAMDIDGFGPAAVHALMSKGYIKDIADIYYLKNHREEFLASGIITRPRKKVAVRKDGRPRKQAEPNYIASTDNLLEAIERSKDQNLARLINGLGIINIGKHTGDILEKHFPDIYAIANISYEKYVQLKDDRKKLKKEQKKLEKRLEISENQEDLKQLSDLKEQLNDVEKQLQENGDIKGLGDVSIRAIATFFAQPQTQTMLARLEQAGVNMKSKVVQHVADDRLNGAAFVLTGTLPSMSREEASRLIQANGGRVTGSVSKKTTYLLAGEGAGDKLNKAVALGVKVLSESDFFAMVK from the coding sequence ATGGACACACAAAATCGTATTAAAGAGTTGAGAGACAAGATCGAATATCATAATCGTAAGTATTACGATGAGGACGCGCCGGTAATAAGTGACTATGAGTACGACAGAATGTTACTCGAACTTAAAGAGCTTGAGCGTGACAACCCTGAGTTAGTAATGCAGGAATCACCTACTAAAAAAGTTGGTGGCAGAGTTAAACGAGATCTTAAAAAAATCGCTCATGATGTTCCCATGCTTTCGCTTGAAGACAAATTTTCAAAAGATGAAATAGTAGACTTCATAAGAAAGATGCAGAACGAACTCGATAGTCCAGTATTTACTGTTGAACATAAAATTGATGGTCTTTCTGTCTCGCTGCGGTATAAAGATGGAAAATTTGTACAGGGAATGACTCGTGGTGATGGAGTAAGTTATGGTGAAGACATAACTGAAAACCTTAAAATGATACGTTCCATACCACTAGAAATATCCGAAAAACTTCCTTACCTTGAAGTGCGTGGCGAAGTGTATATGGACGATGCTGCGTTTGAGGCTGTCAATGAACGCCAAGAAGAAATAGAGGGCAAAATATTTGCCAACCCTAGAAATTGTGCTGCTGGTACTTTGCGGCAATTAGATTCGAATGTAGTTGCCGAAAGAAAATTATCAATTTTTATTTTTAATATTCAAGCGGTTGAAGGAAAAAAATTTGCATCGCATGCAGAGACGCTTGATTGGCTGTCTAAACAGGGGTTTTCGGTGATACAATATGTCAAATGTGTCACGGAGAAAGATGCATGGGATGCTATTTCTTCAATAGGTGAAACACGCGGCGAATTACCGTATGGCATTGATGGTGCGGTTGTGAAGGTAGATAATTTAGCGGATCGACAGAAGTTGGGTGCCACTGCAAAAGCGCCCAGATGGGCGGTTGCTTACAAGTACCCTCCCGAAGAAAAGCAAACGAAGGTATTAGATATCGAAGTTAATGTGGGGCGAACTGGGAGATTAACGCCATTAGCTATTTTACAGCCGGTCAGGTTGGCAGGCACAACAGTGTCGCGAGCATCTTTGCACAACCAGGATCAGATTGACAGGTTAGATATACGTGTTGGCGATACAGTTGTTGTACGTAAAGCTGCGGAAATTATTCCGGAGATTGTAAGGGTTGAAAAAGAAGAACGCCCTGAGGGAACGATTACGTTTAAAATTCCTGACAAGTGTCCGGTTTGTGGAGCCCCTGCTTTTAGAAGTGACGATGGGGCCGATATTCGCTGCAGCGGGATAAACTGTCCGGCGCAACTCGTGAGACTTATTATGCATTTTGCCTCACGTGGGGCAATGGATATAGATGGATTTGGTCCGGCCGCTGTTCATGCGCTTATGAGTAAGGGATACATCAAGGATATAGCTGATATTTATTACCTCAAAAATCATCGGGAAGAGTTTCTTGCGAGTGGCATTATTACACGCCCACGTAAGAAAGTAGCTGTTCGTAAGGATGGCCGTCCGCGTAAGCAGGCAGAGCCTAATTATATTGCTAGTACTGATAATCTTCTTGAGGCTATAGAGCGTTCAAAAGATCAGAATTTGGCTCGCCTCATAAATGGGCTTGGTATAATTAATATCGGTAAACATACCGGGGATATTTTGGAGAAACATTTTCCTGACATATATGCTATTGCAAACATTAGTTATGAAAAATATGTACAACTGAAAGATGACAGGAAAAAACTAAAGAAAGAACAAAAAAAGCTTGAAAAAAGATTGGAAATTTCAGAGAACCAAGAGGATCTTAAGCAGCTGAGCGATCTGAAAGAACAGCTAAACGATGTTGAGAAACAACTACAGGAAAATGGCGATATTAAAGGTCTTGGGGACGTAAGCATTAGAGCAATTGCAACTTTTTTTGCTCAACCCCAAACCCAAACGATGCTTGCGCGACTCGAACAAGCAGGCGTGAATATGAAATCAAAAGTTGTTCAACATGTAGCTGATGATCGCCTGAATGGTGCTGCATTTGTTTTAACAGGCACGCTGCCTAGTATGTCAAGGGAAGAAGCTTCTCGACTGATACAGGCCAATGGAGGACGCGTTACGGGCAGCGTGTCAAAGAAAACGACTTATTTACTGGCAGGTGAGGGGGCTGGAGATAAGTTGAATAAGGCAGTGGCGCTAGGTGTGAAAGTTCTTTCGGAAAGCGATTTCTTTGCAATGGTTAAGTAG
- a CDS encoding DUF1653 domain-containing protein, which produces MSSIEQEKIRPGRYRHYKGNEYEIITEVTHSETEEQLVLYRALYGEQRLWVRPKAMFYETVVVNGQKMPRFAFVRPDIQ; this is translated from the coding sequence ATGAGTAGCATAGAACAAGAAAAAATCAGGCCGGGCCGTTATCGGCATTATAAAGGCAATGAATATGAAATCATTACAGAAGTCACCCATTCTGAAACAGAGGAACAGCTTGTTTTATATCGGGCTTTGTATGGTGAACAGCGACTATGGGTTCGTCCTAAGGCCATGTTTTATGAAACCGTTGTTGTTAATGGACAGAAAATGCCGCGGTTTGCTTTTGTCAGGCCTGACATTCAGTGA
- a CDS encoding BRCT domain-containing protein, which translates to MVNQGVISESTRMALSRTEATKAIELGGGKVTGSVSKKTDAVVAGEQAGSKLDKAPALGVVVIEEAKFSHWLEEKNE; encoded by the coding sequence GTGGTTAATCAAGGTGTAATTTCTGAATCAACACGGATGGCCTTATCGCGAACGGAGGCCACCAAGGCCATTGAATTGGGCGGCGGAAAAGTCACAGGATCGGTAAGCAAAAAAACGGATGCTGTTGTGGCAGGTGAACAAGCTGGCAGTAAACTAGACAAGGCCCCTGCATTAGGTGTTGTTGTCATTGAGGAAGCAAAATTTAGCCACTGGCTGGAGGAAAAAAATGAGTAG
- a CDS encoding pyruvate carboxylase subunit B yields MFENKDPLRITETLLRDGHQSLAATRMRTSDMVPMLEQLDEIGYFSIEAWGGATFDTCLRFLNEDPWERLRMLKKHLKKTPIQMLLRGQNVLGYSHYADDVVMEFVKRAVDNGVGVLRIFDALNDVRNMEVAIKTAKQAGAHVQGAFVYTISPFHNEQTFLAVAKDLVSLGCDSICIKDMAGLLAPYNAYNLVKVLKANISVPIHIHTHYTSGMASMTYLKAIEAGVDIVDCSLSPFAMGSSQPATEAIVAALEGNERDTGINKEQLYPLADYFRNVKRELEKTFKLNTAIEIDTKVLKFQIPGGMLSNLLNQMKEQGMADKFPELIAEMPRVRAELGYPPLVTPTSQIVGSMAAFNVMLGRYKVIPEEVKNLVRGKYGRTPAPIDRSIRKLILGDEPTIDHRPADDISPQLENSRQELAAKSYSNVSTEDILSYTLFPEVALKFLEANR; encoded by the coding sequence ATGTTCGAAAATAAGGATCCTTTGAGGATCACAGAAACGTTATTGCGTGACGGTCATCAATCTTTAGCTGCTACCAGAATGCGTACTTCGGATATGGTTCCTATGTTGGAACAGCTCGATGAAATCGGCTATTTTTCAATTGAGGCTTGGGGTGGAGCTACTTTCGATACCTGCTTGCGCTTCCTAAACGAAGATCCGTGGGAAAGGCTTCGAATGTTGAAAAAGCATCTGAAAAAGACCCCTATTCAGATGTTGCTGAGGGGTCAAAATGTTCTCGGTTATAGCCATTATGCGGATGATGTCGTGATGGAATTCGTCAAACGTGCTGTAGATAACGGTGTGGGTGTTCTGCGAATTTTTGACGCACTGAATGATGTCCGGAATATGGAAGTCGCAATTAAGACTGCTAAACAAGCTGGCGCTCATGTACAAGGCGCTTTCGTTTATACAATTAGTCCGTTCCATAACGAACAGACATTTCTGGCTGTTGCTAAAGATTTAGTATCTTTGGGGTGCGATTCTATTTGCATCAAAGATATGGCTGGCCTTTTGGCACCTTACAACGCTTATAATTTGGTAAAAGTACTTAAAGCAAATATTTCGGTGCCCATTCATATACATACCCATTATACGAGTGGCATGGCGTCTATGACGTATTTAAAGGCGATTGAAGCGGGTGTGGATATCGTGGATTGCTCACTGTCCCCTTTCGCGATGGGTTCCTCACAACCAGCCACAGAAGCTATTGTAGCTGCATTGGAAGGTAATGAGCGAGATACAGGTATCAATAAAGAACAACTTTATCCGCTTGCCGATTACTTTCGCAATGTGAAGCGCGAGCTTGAAAAAACTTTTAAACTGAATACGGCTATCGAAATAGACACAAAAGTGCTCAAGTTCCAAATTCCTGGTGGTATGCTATCAAATCTTCTTAACCAAATGAAGGAACAGGGGATGGCTGATAAATTTCCCGAACTTATTGCCGAAATGCCGCGAGTTCGCGCCGAATTAGGTTACCCGCCGCTTGTAACACCCACTAGTCAGATTGTTGGATCGATGGCAGCATTCAATGTGATGTTGGGCCGTTACAAAGTGATTCCGGAAGAGGTCAAAAATTTGGTGAGGGGAAAATATGGACGTACCCCTGCCCCTATTGATCGATCTATTCGGAAGCTTATTCTTGGCGATGAACCAACCATCGATCACCGGCCAGCCGATGACATTTCGCCACAGTTAGAAAATTCCAGGCAGGAACTCGCTGCAAAAAGCTATTCAAATGTTTCTACGGAAGATATCCTTTCTTACACCTTATTTCCGGAAGTTGCTCTAAAGTTTTTGGAAGCCAATCGCTGA